A stretch of Planococcus citri chromosome 5, ihPlaCitr1.1, whole genome shotgun sequence DNA encodes these proteins:
- the LOC135849118 gene encoding U6 snRNA-associated Sm-like protein LSm2 — MLFYSFFKSLVGKEVVIELKNDLSMCGTLSSVDQYLNLKLKEVTVNDAEKHPHMLSVSNCFIRGSVVRYVQLPADEVDTQLLQDATRNEADKNITR; from the exons ATG TTATTCTATTCATTCTTCAAATCTCTCGTTGGTAAAGAAGTAGTCATCGAGCTGAAAAATGATCTCAG TATGTGCGGAACGTTGAGCTCGGTCGATCAATACCTTAACTTGAAGCTGAAAGAAGTCACCGTTAATGATGCTGAAAAACATCCTCATATG TTATCAGTGAGCAATTGTTTTATACGAGGATCTGTCGTAAGATACGTACAACTTCCCGCCGACGAAGTCGATACTCAATTATTACAAGATGCAACCAGAAACGAAGCAGATAAAAATATTACTCGATGA
- the Lmx1a gene encoding LIM/homeobox protein LMX-1.2 isoform X2, with the protein MLDILRCNMVQSNDTLHPCSARSNDLGYQVKSERILCEGCGHKIQDRYLMKVGDGSWHEHCLACSICGIQLSHSCYSRNNKFYCKMDYDRLFGVKCTRCGVTILPQEMVMRAQDYVYHLPCFICIMCCQPLQKGEQFVLRGGQLFCRPDYENEMLLVQQSSSPENLIINENCRPRDGRRGPKRPRTILTSVQRRQFKASFEVSPKPCRKVREALAKDTGLSVRVVQVWFQNQRAKMKKIQRKAKQENEKNCDKNDKGESDMKQENIGSDHSTYIGEHSGESFCSSDVSLDGSTNMEEGTGSDSLSLDLSMTSRSHDNSNSLHHSSMLTQVNPIDKLYLMQNSYFSANE; encoded by the exons ATGACTTAGGATACCAAGTGAAAAGCGAAAGAATACTATGCGAAGGTTGCGGCCATAAAATTCAGGATCGATATTTAATGAAAGTTGGAGACGGGAGCTGGCACGAGCACTGTTTAGCTTGTTCGATATGCGGTATACAATTAAGTCACTCTTGTTACTCCAGGAATAATAAATTCTATTGTAAAATGGACTACGATCG GTTATTTGGTGTAAAATGTACGAGATGTGGAGTGACAATATTACCACAAGAGATGGTAATGCGAGCCCAAGACTACGTTTACCATTTACCCTGTTTCATATGTATAATGTGTTGCCAACCTTTACAAAAAGGCGAACAGTTCGTGCTACGAGGAGGCCAATTATTCTGCAGACCTGATTACGAAAATGAAATGCTCCTAGTTCAACAGTCTTCGTCTCCAG AAAACTTGATAATAAATGAGAATTGTCGACCAAGAGATGGAAGAAGGGGACCTAAAAGGCCTAGAACTATTTTAACATCCGTTCAAAGGCGTCAATTTAAAGCATCTTTCGAAGTCAGTCCGAAACCGTGTCGAAAA gtTAGAGAAGCTTTAGCCAAAGATACCGGACTAAGTGTCAGAGTAGTTCAagtttggtttcaaaatcaaagagcCAAGATGAAGAAAATACAACGAAAAGCTAAacaagaaaatgagaaaaattgtgataaaaatgataaaggTGAATCAGATATGAAACAAGAAAACATTGGATCAGATCata GCACATATATCGGGGAACATTCCGGCGAAAGTTTCTGCAGCTCAGACGTATCTTTAGACGGAAGTACGAACATGGAAGAAGGCACAGGATCAGATAGTCTGTCATTAGATCTAAGTATGACTTCAAGAAGTCACGACAACAGCAATTCCTTACACCATAGCTCGATGTTAACCCAAGTCAATCCTATAGATAAACTATACCTAATGCAAAATTCATACTTTAGCGCcaacgaataa
- the Lmx1a gene encoding LIM homeobox transcription factor 1-beta isoform X1, with translation MVFCPGTGDDDLQIDGMTVKKPVVKCGQAAKKLIPREPSPCDLKPQPQPPPSPNKDPPSRNGVIVKNDLGYQVKSERILCEGCGHKIQDRYLMKVGDGSWHEHCLACSICGIQLSHSCYSRNNKFYCKMDYDRLFGVKCTRCGVTILPQEMVMRAQDYVYHLPCFICIMCCQPLQKGEQFVLRGGQLFCRPDYENEMLLVQQSSSPENLIINENCRPRDGRRGPKRPRTILTSVQRRQFKASFEVSPKPCRKVREALAKDTGLSVRVVQVWFQNQRAKMKKIQRKAKQENEKNCDKNDKGESDMKQENIGSDHSTYIGEHSGESFCSSDVSLDGSTNMEEGTGSDSLSLDLSMTSRSHDNSNSLHHSSMLTQVNPIDKLYLMQNSYFSANE, from the exons CTGTGGTAAAATGTGGTCAAGCTGCGAAAAAGCTAATTCCTAGAGAACCTAGTCCATGCGACTTGAAACCTCAACCTCAACCTCCTCCATCCCCAAATAAGGACCCACCTTCTCGAAACGGTGTCATTGTAAAAA ATGACTTAGGATACCAAGTGAAAAGCGAAAGAATACTATGCGAAGGTTGCGGCCATAAAATTCAGGATCGATATTTAATGAAAGTTGGAGACGGGAGCTGGCACGAGCACTGTTTAGCTTGTTCGATATGCGGTATACAATTAAGTCACTCTTGTTACTCCAGGAATAATAAATTCTATTGTAAAATGGACTACGATCG GTTATTTGGTGTAAAATGTACGAGATGTGGAGTGACAATATTACCACAAGAGATGGTAATGCGAGCCCAAGACTACGTTTACCATTTACCCTGTTTCATATGTATAATGTGTTGCCAACCTTTACAAAAAGGCGAACAGTTCGTGCTACGAGGAGGCCAATTATTCTGCAGACCTGATTACGAAAATGAAATGCTCCTAGTTCAACAGTCTTCGTCTCCAG AAAACTTGATAATAAATGAGAATTGTCGACCAAGAGATGGAAGAAGGGGACCTAAAAGGCCTAGAACTATTTTAACATCCGTTCAAAGGCGTCAATTTAAAGCATCTTTCGAAGTCAGTCCGAAACCGTGTCGAAAA gtTAGAGAAGCTTTAGCCAAAGATACCGGACTAAGTGTCAGAGTAGTTCAagtttggtttcaaaatcaaagagcCAAGATGAAGAAAATACAACGAAAAGCTAAacaagaaaatgagaaaaattgtgataaaaatgataaaggTGAATCAGATATGAAACAAGAAAACATTGGATCAGATCata GCACATATATCGGGGAACATTCCGGCGAAAGTTTCTGCAGCTCAGACGTATCTTTAGACGGAAGTACGAACATGGAAGAAGGCACAGGATCAGATAGTCTGTCATTAGATCTAAGTATGACTTCAAGAAGTCACGACAACAGCAATTCCTTACACCATAGCTCGATGTTAACCCAAGTCAATCCTATAGATAAACTATACCTAATGCAAAATTCATACTTTAGCGCcaacgaataa